One Desulfallas thermosapovorans DSM 6562 genomic region harbors:
- a CDS encoding poly-gamma-glutamate biosynthesis protein PgsC/CapC, whose amino-acid sequence MLVTTVATVIILGVVLSLLFTEITGILPAGLVVPGYLVLLMSQLQN is encoded by the coding sequence TTGCTTGTTACGACTGTTGCCACAGTTATAATTTTGGGTGTTGTTTTGAGCTTATTATTTACGGAAATTACCGGAATCCTACCTGCCGGTCTGGTTGTGCCGGGATATTTAGTTTTACTCATGAGCCAATTGCAAAATTAA
- the pgsB gene encoding poly-gamma-glutamate synthase PgsB, protein MDFIAESFTATIPKNGTLIIDDSKYNDYFTEEAKKRNCKVIIANVQEIPDGYLEKFKYVIFPENVAIALAVAKALNINKDTALRGMLNANPDPGALMIYTLDEESPTYFVNGFAANDPNSTRMIWEHITALGYPTKNPMVIVNCRPDRVDRTLQLAEEVLPNMDIDILVAMGQTVNPITEGVNNKKISPNKYVNAEGLTPREVYKTIKDSLKNRVTYGIGNIHGGGDELVELIIHDFPSELKTRFNRETGQVRPSTTGNLAIKGG, encoded by the coding sequence TTGGATTTTATTGCAGAGTCCTTTACGGCTACAATACCGAAAAACGGAACCCTTATTATTGATGATAGCAAATATAATGACTATTTTACTGAAGAAGCAAAAAAAAGAAACTGCAAGGTAATAATTGCAAATGTACAAGAGATCCCGGATGGTTACCTGGAGAAATTCAAATATGTGATTTTTCCGGAAAATGTCGCCATTGCGTTGGCTGTTGCTAAAGCGCTGAACATTAACAAAGATACTGCGTTAAGGGGGATGTTAAACGCCAATCCCGACCCGGGTGCTTTGATGATTTATACCCTGGACGAGGAAAGCCCTACATATTTTGTTAATGGTTTTGCCGCCAATGATCCCAATTCCACACGAATGATTTGGGAGCATATAACAGCTCTTGGTTACCCGACAAAAAATCCCATGGTAATTGTAAATTGCAGGCCTGATAGGGTTGACAGGACATTACAGTTAGCAGAAGAGGTCTTGCCAAACATGGATATAGATATTCTTGTTGCTATGGGTCAGACAGTAAATCCAATTACCGAAGGAGTAAATAATAAAAAAATATCTCCCAATAAATATGTAAATGCTGAAGGTTTGACTCCCCGTGAGGTTTATAAAACAATTAAGGATTCTCTTAAAAATAGAGTAACTTATGGCATTGGCAATATTCACGGCGGTGGCGACGAATTAGTTGAATTGATAATTCACGACTTCCCCTCTGAATTAAAAACCCGCTTCAACCGGGAAACAGGTCAGGTGCGACCAAGTACCACAGGAAACTTAGCTATTAAAGGAGGATAA
- a CDS encoding sensor histidine kinase: MRLREMHAESRRMEEEKAQLFAEISHELRTPLTAVQGFVEAIRDGMVQDEALLKRYLDTIYTQTIHITRLVDDILALTRLESGDVTVEKLPVDLVPLARDVVISMEAMADSKNTSILFEKKTENAVVLGDVDRMEQIIRNLLKNAVRATENGTVKVGVGVRQGEVVLIIEDDGIGIAPEDLPHIWDRFYQVKNQRGGYLQEKGSGLGLAIVKKLVQLQDGSIDVTSKLGEGTTFYIKFPSYNPK; encoded by the coding sequence GTGAGACTGCGGGAGATGCATGCCGAAAGCCGCAGGATGGAAGAAGAAAAAGCCCAATTGTTTGCGGAGATATCGCATGAGTTGCGTACCCCTCTGACTGCTGTGCAGGGATTTGTAGAGGCTATTCGCGACGGTATGGTCCAGGATGAAGCTTTGCTCAAAAGGTACCTGGATACGATTTATACCCAAACAATTCATATTACCAGGCTGGTAGACGACATATTGGCGCTAACCCGCCTGGAAAGCGGCGATGTCACTGTGGAAAAACTGCCGGTGGACTTGGTCCCCCTGGCCCGGGATGTGGTTATTTCCATGGAGGCAATGGCGGACAGCAAGAATACCTCGATTCTGTTCGAGAAAAAAACAGAAAACGCGGTCGTGCTCGGTGATGTTGACCGGATGGAACAGATAATCAGGAACTTGCTGAAGAATGCCGTCCGGGCCACTGAGAACGGCACTGTCAAGGTTGGGGTGGGGGTCCGTCAGGGTGAAGTGGTGCTAATCATTGAGGATGATGGTATTGGTATAGCCCCCGAAGACCTGCCGCACATTTGGGACAGGTTTTACCAGGTAAAGAACCAGCGTGGCGGTTACCTGCAGGAAAAAGGGAGCGGCCTGGGGTTGGCGATTGTGAAGAAGCTGGTTCAGTTACAGGACGGTAGCATAGATGTCACGAGTAAATTGGGGGAGGGAACGACTTTTTACATCAAGTTCCCATCTTATAACCCGAAGTAA